In Myripristis murdjan chromosome 9, fMyrMur1.1, whole genome shotgun sequence, the following proteins share a genomic window:
- the top3b gene encoding DNA topoisomerase 3-beta-1, producing the protein MRTVLMVAEKPSLAQSIAKILSKGNCASRKGLNGACSVHEYSGSFQGQSVRFKMTSVCGHVMSLDFIGKYNNWDKVDPAELFSKAPTEKKEANPKLNMVKFLQVEAKGCDYVVLWLDCDKEGENICFEVLDAIQPVMSKAHFGERSVYRAKFSSITDTDIWNAMNRLGEPNRNEALSVDARQELDLRIGCAFTRFQTKYFQGKYGNLDSSLISFGPCQTPTLGFCVERHDKIQSFKPETYWVIQAKVFKGKESPLTLDWNRVRVFDREVGQMFVNLAKTSREARVESVSKKEKAKQRPQALNTVEMLRVASSALGMGPQHAMQIAERLYTQGYISYPRTETTHYPENFDLKGTLKQQMSNPLWGQEVKALLSAGLNRPRKGMDAGDHPPITPMRAASEGELGSDGWQLYEYITRHFIATVSEDCKYLQTTIDFSIGTEAFSCTGKTLLSPGYTEVMPWQGIPQEEAMPVCERGETFTVDEIKLVEKQTSPPDYLTEAELITLMEKHGIGTDASIPVHINNICQRNYVTVEHGRKLKPTNLGIVLVHGYYKTDAELVLPTIRSAVEKQLNLIALGKANYQQVLQHTLDIFKRKFHYFVDSISSMDELMEVSFSPIAATGKPLSRCGKCHRFMKYIQAKPSRLHCSHCDETYSLPQNGAIKLYKELRCPLDDFELVLWTSGARGKSYPLCPYCFSNPPFRDMKKGMGCNECTHPSCQHSLNSLGIGQCVECDSGVLVLDPTSGPKWRMACNKCTVVVHFFEHAHRVQVAQESCDACDASLVAVDFNKTRTPLPAGETQHTGCVFCDSVFQDLVELKHAAMRHPMHRGGGARRGGRGRGRGRRGNPKKPKDKMAALAAYFV; encoded by the exons ATGAGGACGGTGCTGATGGtggcagagaagccttccttggCTCAGTCCATTGCCAAAATCCTGTCCAAAG GAAATTGTGCCAGTCGCAAGGGGCTCAATGGAGCATGCTCAGTGCACGAGTACAGCGGCAGCTTCCAGGGCCAATCTGTGCGCTTTAAGATGACTTCTGTGTGTGGACATGTGATGAGCCTGGATTTCATCG GGAAGTACAACAACTGGGACAAGGTGGATCCTGCTGAACTTTTCAGCAAAGCTCCAACAGAGAAGAAGGAAGCCAACCCCAAACTCAACATGGTCAAGTTCCTCCAG GTTGAAGCCAAAGGCTGTGATTATGTAGTTTTATGGTTGGACTGCGATAAAGAAGGCGAGAACATCTGTTTTGAG GTTTTGGATGCCATCCAGCCAGTGATGAGCAAGGCGCACTTTGGGGAGCGCAGCGTTTACCGGGCAAAGTTCAGCTCCATCACTGACACTGATATCTGGAATGCCATGAACCGCCTGGGGGAGCCCAATCGCAATGAAGCCTTGTCAGTGGATGCACGTCAGGAGCTGGACCTACGCATCGGCTGCGCCTTCACCCG GTTCCAGACCAAGTATTTCCAAGGTAAGTATGGCAACCTGGATTCCTCCTTGATCTCATTTGGACCCTGCCAGACCCCAACTCTAGGCTTCTGTGTTGAGCGCCATGACAAGATCCAGTCTTTCAAACCAGAGACGTACTGGGTGATTCAGGCAAAG gtgTTCAAAGGAAAGGAGAGCCCTCTGACGCTGGATTGGAATAGGGTGAGGGTCTTCGACAGGGAAGTGGGCCAGATGTTTGTTAACCTGGCCAAGACCTCCAGGGAGGCCCGG GTGGAGTCAGTGAGTAAAAAGGAGAAGGCCAAGCAGAGGCCTCAGGCCTTGAACACAGTGGAGATGTTGCGAGTAGCCAGCTCAGCCCTAG GTATGGGTCCACAGCATGCCATGCAGATTGCAGAGCGCCTGTACACGCAAGGCTACATTAGCTACCCACGCACTGAAACCACCCACTACCCAGAGAACTTTGACCTAAAGGGAACCCTGAAGCAGCAGATGAGCAACCCCCTGTGGGGGCAGGAG GTGAAGGCTCTGTTGTCAGCTGGATTGAatcgacccaggaaaggaatgGATGCAGGAGACCATCCTCCCATCACCCCGATGCGGGCTGCTTCAGAGGGAGAGCTGG GAAGTGACGGCTGGCAGCTGTATGAGTACATCACGCGACATTTCATAGCTACTGTCAGCGAAGACTGCAAGTACCTGCAGACCACCATTGACTTTAGCATTGGCACCGAGGCCTTCTCATGCACTGGCAAAACCCTCCTGTCACCAG GTTACACAGAGGTGATGCCATGGCAGGGCATCCCTCAGGAGGAggccatgccagtttgtgagcGTGGAGAAACTTTCACGGTGGACGAAATCAAGCTGGTGGAGAAGCAGACCAGCCCCCCGGACTACCTGACTGAAGCTGAGCTCATCACTTTGATGGAGAAACACGGCATTG GTACTGATGCCAGCATCCCCGTCCATATCAACAACATCTGCCAAAGGAACTATGTGACAGTGGAGCATGGACGCAAGCTGAAACCCACAAACCTGGGCATTGTCCTGGTACATGGCTACTACAAGACAG ATGCAGAGCTTGTGCTGCCCACCATACGCAGTGCTGTGGAGAAGCAGCTGAACCTGATAGCCTTGGGAAAGGCCAACTACCAGCAGGTCCTGCAGCACACCCTGGACATCTTCAAGAGAAAGTTTCACTACTTTGTGGACTCCATCAGCA GCATGGATGAGCTGATGGAGGTGTCCTTTTCCCCCATTGCTGCCACTGGAAAGCCCCTGTCCCGCTGTGGAAAGTGCCACCGCTTCATGAAGTACATCCAG GCCAAGCCCAGCAGGCTGCACTGCTCCCACTGTGATGAGACCTACAGCCTTCCCCAGAATGGAGCCATCAAGCTGTACAAGGAGCTGCGCTGCCCGCTCGACGACTTTGAGCTGGTGCTGTGGACGTCTGGAGCCCGGGGCAAGAGTTACCCCCTCTGCCCCTACTGCTTCAGCAACCCACCCTTCCGGGACATGAAGAAAG GTATGGGATGTAATGAGTGCACCCACCCATCCTGCCAGCACTCTCTCAACTCTCTGGGCATTGGACAGTGTGTGGAGTGTGATAGTGGGGTTTTGGTGCTGGATCCCACCTCAGGACCAAAATGGAGGATGGCCTGTAATAAATGCACTGTGGTGGTGCATTTCTTCGAACATGCACACAGGGTGCAG GTTGCTCAGGAGAGCTGTGATGCTTGCGATGCCTCTCTGGTGGCAGTGGACTTCAACAAAACTCGCACTCCGCTCCCTGCCGGCGAGACCCAACACACCGGCTGTGTCTTCTGTGACTCGGTCTTCCAGGACCTGGTGGAGCTCAAACACGCTGCCATGAGGCACCCCATGCACCGGGGCGGGGGGGCCAGACGAGGAGGGCGGGGCAGAGGCCGGGGACGCCGCGGCAACCCCAAAAAACCTAAAGACAAAATGGCTGCCTTAGCAGCTTACTTTGTGTAG